ACACCCTCCGCTTTTCTGAACTTTCCAAGTAAAGGGGAATGCTGCTGACATGCTCAAACACACACGGTGTCTCATCTCAGGTCAGCCTTCTTTATGTGCATCAAAAACTAGCTGTCCTTTTTTTAATACCATCTGATGAACTGGAATTCTCGACCGCCCCTCTGATCTTGGGCACTACATATTTGTTTTCTACCTCCTATTAATGGCACAGTTTCACTAAGTGACTATCAAAGTCCCACAGGTTTGTCTTGTCTTCGCAAAAGATCTGAATGGCAACTTTCATTGAAATATCCTACATGAAGAATGCATGTGGCAGTCCTGTGATACTGCCCCGTCTAAAGGGCAGTATCATAGACTTCCTGCTGTAGGATGGGAGCAGGGCCCGGGCCTGGGACCAGGTTGGGGGCAAATGCAGGGGGGTGTGGGTGATCCCACACAGGATCTTTTAAGGAAGTGGGTGTGGATGGTGCAGAAAGGCCTGAGACTAGATGGCTCTGGCCTCTTAGCTGCTCCCTGACTTCCTGCTCCAGACTGGGAGGCACAATCAGCTGGTCCTCTGGATCCTGCTGTGCTGGGGCGGTgaagtatccagactttttctTAGGCGCCTCCACGGCCACCTCAATGAGATTATGACTGTCCTCTGGCGCTACCACCGATCCGTTGGGCAGCTTCTTTCCAGACAGGCTGGAGGCCGAAGGAGACTTCTTAAGGTCGGCAATCTCTCTTCCGCATACAGCCAGCAGGCAGCCGTTTGTAGCAGAAACCACCACGCTGTTCTGTCTGCGCGTCTTGCCATTGCGATAGTCAGAGCCTCGCTTTTCGTGTTCCGAGTCTTTGGGAATGTCGGGGGCTCCTGATCGGAGCTGGAAAGCGCAGCAATGAATGTCTACCTCCACTTCTAACTTGCTGCCGTTAGAGATAACTCCTTCAAGCGGAGCTTCATCGTCACTGTCCAAACCGTTGTCAGATTGGTTACTGGAGAATGTAGCACATGAGGGCTGCCGCTGAAACAGGCCGGGGTGCGGTCCTGTCCCAGCTGAGCCTAGAATCATGATCCCACACAGTGGAGTGGCGGGGTGCAGGCTACAGCGCCTCTCTGGGCGGGGTACCAAGGCAGAGTTTGGATGTTCGTCTGAGGCGGTGGATCCGGCCTCACTGCCCATCTCTGACGCTGACGTCTCACTGCTGAACTCAGTAACGACACCACTGCTGGATGACAGGCTGGCTGGGTCATTGGGTCCTGGGGTCACAGACACAGGCACATGGGCAGGAGGTGGACCTCGGGGTTCAGTGGCCAAGACTTGTGGTTCACAAGTGCAATTATCCTCCCCGACATGTAGGGATACCACGACGGCTCCGATATTGTCCTTGCAACCATAACTCTGGGCGAGTGAGCACAGTTTCTTGGCAGCGGCGCACGGATCCCGCACAGCCTGCACAGTGCACACGGCCTCTAGGTATGACACCCGCTCAAAGAGGGCTCGATTCCCCAGGATCAAGAACTCATCCTTTGAACAGAGCGGCTCAGTGTGGACCCAGGGCTTGGGAAGCACCCAGGGGGACAGATAAGAGCAGCCCAACAGGCGGGAGCAGCATGTCACTCCACTCACTTTGTTATCCTGCAAACAAGAAGTGTCATTAGATCTGTGGAAGACAGTAGAGTTTCATACTATTTACAGAAAAGTCATGTTCAAAAGTTAGTACCCCCTCATTTGAATcctttttgtgtaaaaatgtaagaaaataaaaacgttCTGATCATGGTGGGTTTGAGTGCCGGAAAAATACAACCTCgaaatatcaacaacagatCATTTTTAACCATTCTTAGATAGATAGAGCAGTCTCTCATAGCATTGTGGTCAAATATAAGTCCATATTCCTTTACAACGTTGCTTCAGTttacttaattttctttttttggcatcTATTAATATACAGCAGATTTAAGGTCTCACCACAGCATTAAAGTTGTGTGGACTTTGACCAGACCAACCGAAACCATGAAGCGTGCCTCTAAAATAGTGACTTAGTGACTACAACGTGTCCGGGTACCGTAGCTGCAGAACAACACCAAGTCGGGGGCCCCAGATAGGTCAGTTGGTTGAGCGGTTGCACCATATACAGAAGCATAAACATGCGTCCATATGGCTCTGGTGACTGCGCCACCAGTCAATtgacagtttgatttgattcctttatttatttgacagtAACAGTGCAATGCACCAGCGTTAGCAAACAGCTATTTTGCATCTTAAGTCCCTGGGTGTGAGGTGTTTCTACGGAAATGTCACTGAACATTACGACCAATCAATTCAACAATCTCGCCTTTCCATGTGACATTGTTCCAGAGGACTTGTGGTTTATCCAGAGGCAGTTTTGCTCTGTTTCAGTTCAGCTTTGCTTTTTTTGACAGAAAAGGTCTCTCGGGGTTGCCAGGTTTCTCCTGGCAACCCTGTCATATAAACTCTACCTCTTAAGCAGTTTTCTAATTAAGCTGTCATGGACTTTAACATTTGACATGCACAATGAGGCCTGTAAGGTCTGGTCTACCTCTCGggagtttatttttctatttttttgagagaTGCACAGCCTGATTTTGGCCCAAATTTGCTGAGATAATACCTTTCTGGGAAGACTGGCAGCTGTGTTAAATGGCATCCATTAGGAGGTAATCGTTCTCATCGTAAAATGAACTCCAAATGGTTCGGAAATGGTTTTACAACCATTTTCAAATTGATGGTTGGCCACAATTTCTTCTTTAAGACCATTGCTCAATTCATTGTCTCCTGTCTTAACATCTACCTGAATGCTTCAGTCCTGCAAAATGCCAGAATATCTGCTTTTACAGAGTTCTGCACAATTGCTTATGATCAATTCACCAAGGGGTGATTAATAGGACTTGGCTCTAACTTACCCACTTAAATCCTGTGGAAGCAGTGAGAGGTACATGATTTCTTTTTCTGGCTaatttttcttaaataaatggTGTGGTGATAAAAGGTTATGTGCTATATGTTAGATTATATAGACCCATTACATctgatgatttaaaaaaaaaagatgtttttacCAAGCGCCAACCATCAAACTACCGGATTGAGGCTCATGCGGAACTAAAATTTGTTGCAGTTTCTCAAACTGACCGcaagaggctggctgcaaaagcgagtcaatctccattaactcccatgttaaaatgtccaactttagagcagaaataaacatatttacagcctggttcaagaaactgttttggtctcaatcgtatgatttcacatccatggcaACTATGATGGGGGTTGCTGGGTTAGTTGTACCACGAAAAGAGAATTTATGTAAAGCATACATTCCTTTTCCAATATTGACAGTCAATCAAAAGcgaactttgattgacatgcagtGGGCGTGTCCCAATCTGCAGGAACAATGGCTGCGCCGATAACGAAGATAACGAAGATAAACAGGCTTCATAATAAACTAATGCTTCATCCATCGTTTTATAAAATCCATGGTTTTTACacacaaaccaaaaaaaggGGGGTGTTAATATGTAGCATGAAGCTTCatattaaaactaaataaagtTAAACATGATGGTTGACAACTGGAAAAATGAATTGGACATAAAGTGACTGTAAGATGTGTATCACCTCTGTAATAATGGCTTTACTGAGTTTAACCCTTTCCATCTCCTCAGTGCAGTTCTCCAAGCTGTAAATGTTGGACAGCTCCACAGGTCTCCCGTCCCGGCACAGCACAGCCTGGCAGGTACCCACATTGGCCACAGTAAGGCTGAAGGAACCTCCAGGATCTGCAGCTTCGCGGTGGATGTAACACAGCAAGGCAGAGGCTCCCAGTTTCTGACCAGCCATACCAAGTTTCCTGTCCCACAAAAGCAAAGCTGCTCACAAACTAACTCCAGCCATCAGACACACTTAGAGAGCATCTCTGCCGTGCTAAAGTGCAAGGCCAAAAAGAGTTGCAATGATTTTAAAGACAAACATAAACTGAAAATCTTGCTTACCTGTGTGAGGTGAGGAAAGTGTTGCACATATACACATTGTCAATACTGGAGTGCTGCAGTTCCTCACACAGCACATCTCCCATGGTGCACTGCAAGAGCCGAGGCACTTCCTCATTGCGGTCTCCATCAAAGATGCCATAGCAAGCTTCCACACTGTCCCTGAAGTGGTCTACGGCCAGCACAGACACGCACAGTCTGTTCAAACAAGAGattcatttaaacaaaaaaaaaagaaaagagaaaaagattcAGTCCCTTCGGTGAAAATACTACGTGCTGCAGATAAACAGTAAAGGACTACAGCTCATAGGCACCAGTGTGTGGGCTGTACCTTACAGATGAAGCTGCAGCGCAAAacaattgatttgatttaaacaCATTTTCCGTTTGAACAGGGACATCATGCCTGACAGagacacagtaaaacacaataCACCAAAATGAGCTTTGGCGAGTCATTTTGAACTTGACAGCTGATGACACAAGCAAAAGCTGGACATCTCACACTGACTGGCCGAGGCATGACACTGTTTTACAGGAATCAATGCTCGGGTGCCCTACCTGGTAAAAGAGACCTGCTCACAGATTTCAGTAAATTAATTTACTTGTCACTTCAAGTTTGGCATGAACACTCATTTGCATTTATGCTCAATGATACAGAAAGTTAAACAAGAAGACATAAAAGTGGTACACACTTGTTCCTTTGGCCGGTCATTTCAGTGTAACCGTGGGTCCACGGAGTCGAGGAACTTGAGGAGTCTCCGGATGTTGTAGTAGATTTCTGGTCTAATTTCAGTGTGgttatgtgactgaaaaaatacaagaaatacAGTAGAAAGGACCACATTTATAAATTTTAATGTGGGCCTGAGGACACACAACAATATTTTAGGAAGAATTtgagcaaaacaaaaaacacattgtTTTCACTCTTATGATCTTTGTTGCATTGAATTGTTTTCTGACTGTTAGAATGTGACTAGTGtagttttactttactttagtgttttaaagacaacttgtgttgtttgttttgctGTTAGCTTGTGAAATGGTATGGCACACCTGAAGAGGTTGAGGGTTTTGTGTTCCAACACGAGGCTGCTGTTGCCCGTCAGGTCCAGCTCTTGCAGCGTGGGAGGCAGCGACTCAGGCAGCTCGATCTCCGTCAGCTCATTGCAACTTAGATCTACAAGCTGGCATTTCAAAACATATAAGTACCAAGTTGAAGACAGTCGTGGGCATGTTCATAGAGACTAAAGGCTGACCTTGATCTCAGGCAGGTTGAGGATCTCTGGGAAGACAGCTATGTGATTTGAGTGTGCAATGAGGGTGTGCAGTCTCTTGCAGCTGGACACAGTGGAGGGGATCGTCTTCAGCTTGTTGCCACTCAAATTTAGCTCCTCTAGCAGTTCCAGTTTACTTAGCTTACTGGAGACATTAGTATgaaacattaaaacactgcCATGAGTTACACTGTTGGAAATAAATTAAGTCAAAGCAcagaagaaaaacagcaaaaagGTTCATTCACGAAGACATCACAAACAAACTCACATCTAAAAATAtctttagaaaatgtcttgttgcATATCGTCTGACTAAAAAATCAGTACCATCTTGTGTGTGGTAGTAAAGTATTTGTCATTGTTTAAGGATACATAAAAAGAGGTAAGGGTTGTTGCAAACAGGGTTCGGGGCCACACCTGGCAGGAAACGTGAGCAGTTGGTTGTAGGCGATGTGAAGGACACGCAGGTTCTGGTGTCCGACCAACAGAGCGCAACTGTTCTCGTTCAGGTTGTTCCCCGACAGGTAGAGCTCCTGCACCGTGCTGAGGCTctcctctgattggctgctcgGAGGAATACTTTCCAGGGCGTTTGCTGACACATTCAAGTGTTTTAGGCTGTGAGGGAAAACAGAGCGTAATCATTCATCATGTTAATCATTGGGCATGTGCATGTTGCCAAAGTTAAGACAAACAGTGTATG
This genomic interval from Cololabis saira isolate AMF1-May2022 chromosome 2, fColSai1.1, whole genome shotgun sequence contains the following:
- the phlpp2 gene encoding PH domain leucine-rich repeat-containing protein phosphatase 2, encoding MEDEDNRAAFSNIQAGMKRGGDGGDGAESGACIDRQPDAVVHQAGLSQTAGRHSATGIRVLKRNMKRNGSRSCVTRKTRFGSRERDWLKGDTQRGCVCLYGGAVDPQPPASGPQATSNPQADLQLVLCSTSTTVEDLCAQRDGQGLYIQLHGDLVRRLDPSECPLQMVYDYLTSMGYTDPVRVQHEAANSDLSCLIRFYSERPVNADQQERTLLKGVFNVRKGKTQLHKWAERQVILCGTCLIVASVKDSLTGKMHILPLVGGKVEEVKRRQHCLMFSSAGSQAQTYFVNFDTLADYQRWHRQASKVVSQTVSVVDLSCYSLETVPEYLFYCQDITHLNLRHNFMNLQGPGGPLNLPRFSQMKSLNLSHNRLGTFPECVCEILTLTELNLSCNSLHTVPVQIGNLLSLQTLSLDGNHLSCLPEELGGLLQLNSLGLSFNNFSHIPAVLERLSAVDKLAMAGNRVESMEVCSLLRMSHLRSIDLRLNGLRWVKSESPEPVSHVTQLDLRDNCLASLDLSSICNLETLHCQRNQLGTLTLSGFTLRMLHASSNRLTTVNVYPVPNQLAHMDVSQNLLEYLPDWVCDCRKIEMLDVTHNLLSELPSRLLNSMSLRKLLVGNNRLQKLPDLLDHVPLEGLDLQHNKLAELPESLFYKALNLKHLNVSANALESIPPSSQSEESLSTVQELYLSGNNLNENSCALLVGHQNLRVLHIAYNQLLTFPASKLSKLELLEELNLSGNKLKTIPSTVSSCKRLHTLIAHSNHIAVFPEILNLPEIKLVDLSCNELTEIELPESLPPTLQELDLTGNSSLVLEHKTLNLFSHITTLKLDQKSTTTSGDSSSSSTPWTHGYTEMTGQRNKLCVSVLAVDHFRDSVEACYGIFDGDRNEEVPRLLQCTMGDVLCEELQHSSIDNVYMCNTFLTSHRKLGMAGQKLGASALLCYIHREAADPGGSFSLTVANVGTCQAVLCRDGRPVELSNIYSLENCTEEMERVKLSKAIITEDNKVSGVTCCSRLLGCSYLSPWVLPKPWVHTEPLCSKDEFLILGNRALFERVSYLEAVCTVQAVRDPCAAAKKLCSLAQSYGCKDNIGAVVVSLHVGEDNCTCEPQVLATEPRGPPPAHVPVSVTPGPNDPASLSSSSGVVTEFSSETSASEMGSEAGSTASDEHPNSALVPRPERRCSLHPATPLCGIMILGSAGTGPHPGLFQRQPSCATFSSNQSDNGLDSDDEAPLEGVISNGSKLEVEVDIHCCAFQLRSGAPDIPKDSEHEKRGSDYRNGKTRRQNSVVVSATNGCLLAVCGREIADLKKSPSASSLSGKKLPNGSVVAPEDSHNLIEVAVEAPKKKSGYFTAPAQQDPEDQLIVPPSLEQEVREQLRGQSHLVSGLSAPSTPTSLKDPVWDHPHPPAFAPNLVPGPGPAPILQQEVYDTAL